The segment TCGGTacataataaaacaaacagcACAAgtgatgattttattatttgcatttattacCTGTACGCATACCAACTCACATTATAGTAAgatatttgcaataatttacaagttggtcataattaaataataaataagaacAGGGAACGATGGCACCACGAACCCATGATTTTTCGAGTGACCTGTCCGATCATGTTCAGACACTTCTTTTGCCAACTACATCAAAATGTCATCTGATGCATATTCATAGAGTGAGTAAAGGTATAAAAATTGGAGTagtattttgtttataaattatatgttATGATTACTTCGTTACAGACATGAGagtattaaaatgaattcgcAATAAAACTctggaaaatttgaagaatCTTTGAGTTatggctaaaattaaatctgctcAATTTGATGACTCCCTTAATCACAGAATATTGCagaatataaatcaaaatactcCCTAGTTATAGAAAGAGAAGCATTATTACAGAAGACGCAAATTCGGTAGAAATTTAAGAGTGCAGCTGGCAGAATTTACCTGAAAGAAGCTACACAATCATATACGCAAATTCTGCAAACGCACGGTCGCACACACAATCATCTCCAAGCATGCATGCCATGAAAAGGAGCTGAGACTGCAAATGAAAGTATTATTTAACCAAGATCTATATTCTGTGTTTGTTTACTATACAGAGTGTCAGGGTGCGCGTGTTTATGTCTGTTTCTACagggtgtgtgtgtatgttaaAACTCGGCTCCATTCACACAACCTTTCAGAAATCTAACAAACATCCACTGATAATTCATTTGTTATGATAATCTCAGCACTGGCTTCTTTCCGTCTACAATACATGGAACTCAACAATTTTACAATGGAGTAATGATTttcattactttttattttattcactcaTTGCCTCTCTCTTGCAGAATATTTGACAATGAttacattcaatttttctgtccTCTCGTCCGCTTTCAGCTCGTATAGCAATGACACATCTCAAACAAGTAAAATGAGTGGACAACACATTACTTGATGATCCCCCCGGACAATTTCACTTTGTATAATCCACTGCAGCACGCTTTCCCAGCTGCCTTAAGAAGATACAGTCACGATGACTTGAAATGTCGCAAAAACACATTGAATCAAAAATTTCTACacattcagttttttttcacAGAACTATTACTTTAATTTGGATCAAAATCGTCAATGTCGCGGACAGATTACAAAACTCCCTAGAGTATAAGGTGTTAAAGGAAAATAAGGCAATCAAAACAGGCTGACCTAATCGctgaagaaaataatgtaCACATGTTATCCTCAGGGAAGTAAATCTCTAATTATAAATACTTTTGTTCATTCTTATAGAGCAGCTCTAATCCTACCGGCAAACCCGATGTGATTTTGATGGCCCTCCCATCCTATCTACACATTCAGAGGTTGGATTAGAACAGGAAATCATTATTcacttgtttctttttttaagtaGTGATGCGGTTGCATATCGTGACGAAAAAGAGACGCAGACGAGTTTCTATTTTAACGATGTGCCATCAGAAGACAGCGCTTCACACAAATACCTTGGCCAATGCATCTGCTCCTGCACTTGCGATGTATGGCTTGGAAGGGTGGAAGGCAACGTCATAGATactttcatcaaacttctttCGGTGAGCTGTAATTTCTTGGACACACGTTTTATTGTCCAAATTCCACAGCCTTATACTGCAGTCATGGCCTGGAAAGATTCCCATATAAATTTCTCATGATCAACCAATTGCCAAGCCACTTACTTCCTGAGAGAAGGTAAAGACCGTTAGGATCTATAGCAAGACTGGTGACAGCATCCAAGTGGGCCACCATTGAGTGGACCATTTTCCCAGAAACGTTGTCGAAGAATCTGATGTGGCGGTCCTCGTGAGCTGTGACGGTGAGGGGCAAAGTTGGATGCGTCACGACTCGATTGATTTGTTTATCTTGAGAAATGTTTTCAGCCTgcctcataaaaatttattagccCATTTTGTCGAAACATAGCCAAGACAAGAACATTACCTGACTGGTTTCTAGTCGGGTGACAGGTTTTCCTGTCTCCAAATCGTAAATTACACAGTGGGACGAATTGTAAGCTGTAACCATTTGATTGGTCTCGTTGTGAACGAAGTCTACAGAAGTTGGCTGTCCATCTACAAGGAATAGGGTGCACAGTAATATTTTAGCCAGTTTATATATGATTAACGCAATCACCATCTGGAGAAGAGAAAGTAGATAGGAGTGGAACTTTGTTTTGAGGGGACCAGAGGCAGACGAGTCCATCAGCGCCACATGACAGGAGCTGCATGCGTTGGTTATGGATGCTGAGACCCCACACTGCATCTGTGTGACCAACCAAGCTGCCAGTGAGTACGCTGGGGTCTGAAatcacaacaacaaaaattcattaatacgACCTTTCTATTTGCCAGCTTGCTGTTTTTGTCGctctataaaaaattgttgcaatagTAAGAAGTAGTATTACTGTTGATAGATGCCAATGTATTGAAGTGGGCACTAGCATACGAGGTTGCCATAatatttcagttgaaattgaATGCAGCTTTCTTGAGGTATGTTgcaagctgtttatttttccgtttttcttTAGAAGTGTCTAGCTCAACTAGTTGAGCaggatatttttataagaataaACAGCTGTATACACCAAATaagcttaatttaaattcaacatttaaaaattaagtaagtattgaaataaaaaatatagcaattCACATGTGTATCTAAATCTTAACTTAACCAGGCTAATTTTTGCAGCAATTAACAGCTGAATTAAAACACCTCACTTCTTTGTAATTGTCTAAGGCATGTtgatttaacaataaaattgatttgttgaTCATGGATGTCAACATAATATCAATGTAGTTCTCAACACAACAACAGACGCATCAAGGTTTGGCAACTGTCTTTGCACTGTATAAGAGAAAGCAGCTCAAGATAGCGTTGAACaatgatattatttgtgaATCAAGTGGTATTTTTTAGCATGAATGATATAATTTCCTCTAATTAACCTTGACTTCtccaaaaattatgtttggtTACAggccaaatatttgaaatattggtAAAGTATAAAACCTAATCAAGTGTCTATTGATCTATTGAACATGAAGGCGTCTACACCTGGTTTAAACTGCAACTAgtgatgaaattgaaaaaatgtttaaatgcCAAAGGTAATAGCAATATTTATGCATAATTTGTCCTATTTTTAGAGTGTAACGGTGAGAGCCCACACAAAATGAGTCAATTAGTTTAACAGGTCAAGATCACATCAAATACAGCTCCTGGCACTTGGCACTTAATTCAGAATATATTTCAGTGCCTGAGCAGTTCTACTCagttcaaaattattgttgtttattctcatccaATTCAATAGTACATTAATGGTACAAAAATTGGTAACAATTAGTCACCATTTCTTTCGATTGAAAACACCAAAAATgtcataaaaaaatggaaaattcaaattcaagacCTTTTTATCCATATACTGCCTTTTTTGTCTCTATTCAAGAGTTGCATTGactattattttgattatggtGCTAGGCTGGTCTACTGATGAGTAGACTGGATaggtaaaaaattctagaaCAAAAGGACTTACCAAATGAATCGTAAGGGTCGATGTTGGGGCTGGGCAAATTCCAGCATTGGATCAGTCCATCCAGCCCACCACTGTAGCACTGCTCGCCAGTGCCACTCATAGTCAGGCAGAGGACTGGACCAGTGTGTGACCTAAAGGTGTACAGAGGCTCCACGTCGAGGGAAGCTGACTTCTTAGCAGGCACGGTTTTCTGCAGATTCCACAGTTTAAGCGTGTGGTCCTCGCTAGCTGTGATGAGGACTGGCTCTGTTGGGTGGAAAGCAAGAGCGCGCACTCCGTCAAAGTGGCTCCGCAGTGTGTACTTTGCGTTCCACATCTTACGATAAGCTTCTTTACTGGATGCAATCTGCTGAGAAGGTATGAATTCCTCTAAATAAGCACGCTGTCacttaatataaaataaatagaccTACATCATAAGCTGCTTCTGCTTCATTATTGACTGTAAGCTGTGCCAATTCACCCAGACCCAGTGAGGAGTCCAGCCCCTCATCATCCCCCAAGGCGCCCATTGGCCTTCTTGAGCTCGTAGCAAAACCCATACTTGGCGAACCACCTGAAAGTCCACCCGTGAGTCTCAACGTCAAAAATACACCCAGCTTGACAGACCTGGAGCACGGAGTTCATTTTGTGCATCTTCAGATTCAGTGAGCAAGTTCAGCTCATTCAGAACTTCCTCAGCCTCCGCGTCTACGTCATCAGCAAGACCCTCGTTCATCATCAAGcactgaaaatcaatttgcagcGTTAGAACGCCAAACTGGCAACAAACACAGATAGACGCACTTTGTTCTTCCGCTTGGCCGTTTTCACATCATCTGTTTCATCATCTTGCTGGTCTTCCAGATCATCGCTCatgtcatcatcatcatccatATCAACATCAGGCGAAAGAAACTCAAAATTGGCCATTACAGCAGCTTCTGTGTCCAAAATCATAGCTTCGGTGATTGATGAGGATTGCGTCTTTTTAGCTGGGGTTCTTCTGCCTTGGGTTTCGCTGGCGCGTTTGTTTGAGGATTCATTGCCATTGACTGCCGGGGAAGAATTGTTCAAGTTTTCTTCACATTCAGCATTGTTGTTCAAGCCAAGGAGTGAACGCACTCTGTTTGAACGGACATCGAGGATTGTATCGGCGTAACCAATTTCTTGAAGGTACCTAATgcgaaaccataaaattagtaCCTGACAGTTAGTGGAGTGGTTGAAATCAAAGTCAAAGCTTACTGTCTAAGTAACTGGCGGCCCTGCCTCCAACTGATGTTGCTAACAGATGTGAATGGTGCGTCTGCTTCCAGCTTGGCATCAGTCACAACATCATCAAAAACAGGAGGTTTCATGTCTCCTTGTTGCAACTCTGTTCCATATTTAAGTTTGTGGAATTTTGCCCTGAAAATGaggatttattcaaatttgtaaaataaaaataaatcaatgttCACCTCTCTTGTTTTAAGGCGTATTCCAGCATTTTAATCCTCCTCACGAGATCGCTTTTGACATTTTCTTGTCCCTTCCTTTCTCCCTGGAGGAACGCTATTCTGGCCTGTGAACAAAACCCATTTCAACcctcaatttatttcattgtttacaaaaatggCTGATGAAAAACAAGACGCTCATTAACACCAAACCGGACAATGGCGTTGCTGTTCTACCAGTCTAATTTATCTTCCAGTACTTGCATCGTGTCAAAGACCGCGGAGAGATAAAAGAGAATCGCCAATCAACAATTAAAAGGTGCAAACTCGACGATAAAATCGACTGATGACCGCCTTTCAAGGGACAACGCCTTCCGCTTTTGACTTTTCCCAGATGCCCAGACGTCACCCCTTACACACCGCCATGGCCTCCAGACAAAGCCCCGTAGAGAAAACGAAGATACAATGTTTAAACTATCAAGCTGtctaatgcaaattatgcaaaaCCGAGTGACAAAATTACCTGAAGCTCGGCTCTTTCCACTTCCCATTGCGATCTTTCCAGTTCGAACTTTGCCCACTCGTGTTGGATGAAATGCAGAA is part of the Cloeon dipterum chromosome 1, ieCloDipt1.1, whole genome shotgun sequence genome and harbors:
- the Cka gene encoding striatin isoform X2; protein product: MKVPDYYYLPGMEDNSSQNHNGQLDPSGGGNVSNKQNDDGSQRTQYSIPGILHFIQHEWAKFELERSQWEVERAELQARIAFLQGERKGQENVKSDLVRRIKMLEYALKQERAKFHKLKYGTELQQGDMKPPVFDDVVTDAKLEADAPFTSVSNISWRQGRQLLRQYLQEIGYADTILDVRSNRVRSLLGLNNNAECEENLNNSSPAVNGNESSNKRASETQGRRTPAKKTQSSSITEAMILDTEAAVMANFEFLSPDVDMDDDDDMSDDLEDQQDDETDDVKTAKRKNKCLMMNEGLADDVDAEAEEVLNELNLLTESEDAQNELRAPGGSPSMGFATSSRRPMGALGDDEGLDSSLGLGELAQLTVNNEAEAAYDIASSKEAYRKMWNAKYTLRSHFDGVRALAFHPTEPVLITASEDHTLKLWNLQKTVPAKKSASLDVEPLYTFRSHTGPVLCLTMSGTGEQCYSGGLDGLIQCWNLPSPNIDPYDSFDPSVLTGSLVGHTDAVWGLSIHNQRMQLLSCGADGLVCLWSPQNKVPLLSTFSSPDDGQPTSVDFVHNETNQMVTAYNSSHCVIYDLETGKPVTRLETSQAENISQDKQINRVVTHPTLPLTVTAHEDRHIRFFDNVSGKMVHSMVAHLDAVTSLAIDPNGLYLLSGSHDCSIRLWNLDNKTCVQEITAHRKKFDESIYDVAFHPSKPYIASAGADALAKVFV
- the Cka gene encoding striatin isoform X1, which translates into the protein MKVPDYYYLPGMEDNSSQNHNGQLDPSGGGNVSNKQNDDGSQRTQYSIPGILHFIQHEWAKFELERSQWEVERAELQARIAFLQGERKGQENVKSDLVRRIKMLEYALKQERAKFHKLKYGTELQQGDMKPPVFDDVVTDAKLEADAPFTSVSNISWRQGRQLLRQYLQEIGYADTILDVRSNRVRSLLGLNNNAECEENLNNSSPAVNGNESSNKRASETQGRRTPAKKTQSSSITEAMILDTEAAVMANFEFLSPDVDMDDDDDMSDDLEDQQDDETDDVKTAKRKNKCLMMNEGLADDVDAEAEEVLNELNLLTESEDAQNELRAPGGSPSMGFATSSRRPMGALGDDEGLDSSLGLGELAQLTVNNEAEAAYDQIASSKEAYRKMWNAKYTLRSHFDGVRALAFHPTEPVLITASEDHTLKLWNLQKTVPAKKSASLDVEPLYTFRSHTGPVLCLTMSGTGEQCYSGGLDGLIQCWNLPSPNIDPYDSFDPSVLTGSLVGHTDAVWGLSIHNQRMQLLSCGADGLVCLWSPQNKVPLLSTFSSPDDGQPTSVDFVHNETNQMVTAYNSSHCVIYDLETGKPVTRLETSQAENISQDKQINRVVTHPTLPLTVTAHEDRHIRFFDNVSGKMVHSMVAHLDAVTSLAIDPNGLYLLSGSHDCSIRLWNLDNKTCVQEITAHRKKFDESIYDVAFHPSKPYIASAGADALAKVFV